The following coding sequences are from one Paenibacillus sp. JDR-2 window:
- a CDS encoding YhgE/Pip domain-containing protein, producing the protein MANPFRVFKKDLGYFLKNRMLIITFLGVSIVPMLYGGFLIKGNWDPYGKLQNLPVAVVNLDKGAEYQGKAMNVGEDFVKELKENETFDWRFVSEQAAREGMVSNQYYATITIPDNFSEHASSLTSDTPQKADIIFESNSFYNFISGQISENATKELRNKLSQNLTEAYSRSMLSQFSELSSGLSRLAAGASDLHDGTLQLKNGAGTLSGKLQELSGGAAKLHASVGQLESGASELNAGLSKLSSSAETLSTGASQLGTASTQLKQGADKLADGSGQLKDGIQSAKSGADDLYAGLQQSAAGSKQLQTGLTASAAASEALEDGSAQVAAGLKQLAENNAELAADPAMQKLLAASQAVAGGAKELSKGQQELLTGSRTLNAGQQKLLAGSKQLSSGQSKLLQSASQLASAQDQLRDGLSQMAAKFPAFVSGSKQLGQGAGQLAQGSEKLKSGISQFEAGGASLASGASQLASGAGELTTGADKLATGSQQLADNLASAAEQTASLKADEKTIQMIAEPVTIVANDDRKVRLYANGIAPYFLSMALFAGSLVFTTMFSARQSSSAEADGFPLFLSKLLTFGVMSLAQSLILSTVILYVLGLKVQSVPLFYLYTVLTGFTFMFVVQAFVTWLDNPGRFVVLLLMIFQLVSSAGTFPYELLPGWAQAMNPWLPMTYSIRGYRDVISSGDFAHMWAQAGRLAFYVVIFILLTSLYFALTKKQRDEQLMPVKI; encoded by the coding sequence TTGGCTAATCCGTTTCGAGTGTTTAAGAAGGACCTGGGTTATTTTCTGAAAAACAGGATGCTTATCATTACGTTTCTTGGCGTTTCTATCGTGCCGATGCTGTACGGCGGGTTCCTGATTAAGGGGAACTGGGATCCTTACGGGAAGCTTCAGAATTTGCCGGTTGCCGTTGTCAATCTGGATAAAGGCGCGGAATATCAAGGGAAAGCGATGAATGTCGGCGAGGATTTCGTGAAGGAGCTGAAGGAGAATGAGACCTTCGACTGGCGCTTTGTCAGCGAGCAGGCTGCCCGCGAGGGGATGGTCAGCAACCAGTATTATGCGACGATTACGATTCCGGACAATTTCTCCGAGCATGCGTCCTCTTTAACAAGCGACACGCCTCAGAAGGCGGACATTATCTTCGAATCGAACAGCTTTTATAACTTTATATCCGGGCAGATCAGCGAAAATGCGACAAAGGAGCTGCGAAACAAGCTGTCGCAAAATCTGACTGAGGCGTATTCGAGAAGTATGCTCTCTCAATTCTCGGAGCTTTCGAGCGGTCTTTCGCGGCTGGCGGCCGGAGCTTCGGATCTGCATGACGGTACGTTGCAATTAAAGAACGGTGCGGGGACGCTAAGCGGCAAGCTGCAGGAGCTGTCGGGCGGTGCGGCCAAGCTTCACGCCAGTGTCGGCCAGCTGGAGAGCGGGGCATCGGAGCTGAATGCGGGGCTGTCGAAGCTAAGCAGCAGCGCGGAGACTTTATCAACCGGAGCTTCGCAGCTGGGTACGGCTTCAACGCAGCTGAAGCAGGGAGCCGATAAGCTGGCGGATGGATCGGGGCAGCTGAAGGACGGGATCCAGTCCGCCAAGAGCGGAGCGGATGATCTGTACGCCGGCCTGCAGCAGTCCGCAGCCGGCAGTAAGCAGTTGCAGACGGGGCTTACCGCATCGGCTGCCGCCAGCGAGGCGCTGGAAGACGGCAGCGCCCAGGTAGCTGCGGGCCTCAAGCAGCTGGCGGAGAACAACGCCGAGCTGGCTGCCGATCCGGCGATGCAGAAGCTGCTGGCGGCAAGTCAGGCGGTAGCTGGCGGCGCGAAGGAGCTGAGCAAGGGCCAGCAGGAGCTGCTTACGGGCAGCCGCACCTTAAATGCCGGGCAGCAGAAGCTGCTTGCCGGCAGCAAGCAGCTAAGCTCCGGGCAGAGCAAGCTGCTGCAAAGCGCCTCGCAGCTGGCGTCGGCACAGGATCAGCTGCGTGACGGCTTATCGCAAATGGCGGCCAAATTCCCGGCTTTCGTATCGGGCAGCAAGCAGCTTGGACAAGGCGCAGGCCAGCTGGCGCAAGGGTCGGAGAAGCTGAAATCCGGTATCTCGCAGTTCGAGGCCGGCGGTGCTTCGCTTGCAAGCGGTGCCTCGCAGCTGGCCTCCGGTGCGGGCGAGCTGACAACCGGAGCCGATAAGCTGGCCACCGGCTCACAGCAGCTGGCGGACAATTTGGCGAGTGCCGCCGAGCAGACAGCCAGCCTCAAGGCGGACGAGAAGACGATCCAGATGATTGCCGAGCCGGTTACGATTGTGGCGAATGACGACCGCAAGGTGAGGCTGTACGCGAACGGGATTGCCCCGTATTTTCTGTCCATGGCCTTGTTTGCGGGCTCGCTTGTCTTTACGACGATGTTCTCGGCAAGACAGTCTTCTTCGGCCGAAGCGGACGGGTTTCCTTTGTTCCTCAGCAAACTGCTCACCTTCGGCGTGATGAGTCTTGCGCAATCCCTTATATTAAGTACGGTTATTCTATACGTGCTGGGATTAAAGGTGCAGAGCGTGCCGCTATTTTATCTGTACACCGTATTAACCGGGTTTACTTTTATGTTTGTTGTTCAAGCCTTTGTGACCTGGCTCGATAATCCCGGCCGGTTCGTTGTGCTGCTGCTCATGATTTTTCAACTTGTCTCAAGCGCGGGCACCTTCCCGTATGAGCTGCTGCCGGGCTGGGCGCAGGCGATGAATCCTTGGCTGCCGATGACCTACAGCATCCGCGGCTACAGGGATGTGATCTCGAGCGGCGACTTTGCTCATATGTGGGCGCAGGCCGGGCGGCTTGCCTTTTACGTTGTGATCTTTATCCTTCTGACGAGCCTATATTTCGCTTTGACGAAGAAGCAGCGGGACGAGCAGCTGATGCCGGTTAAGATCTGA
- a CDS encoding metallophosphoesterase family protein, giving the protein MTTIQLGKSNSGIWFDEKRFATDKRPWFGELPQLPAGDFSFAVVGDRCGLATPGVFEKALDLLTDLKPSFILSVGDLIEGYWRDPANVHEEWDEIDAKIGATGVPFFQVVGNHDYGNPMMAEVWRARKGFEYYAFRLNDVLYLVVNTENPPQEFPDAVMDTIKQATERFKQNPTTPLEQLFSGMAAMSPEGAAELSKLNIGIGEEQLAFFQEVLENNQDAKHTFVTMHKPGWKSDNADFAELERMLEGRSHTVFAGHFHSLEYTSKKEASKQYIQLGRTGGLTHGGNRSDENLILWVTMKSGVPSYRVIHLDGVDEIGNYEPHEH; this is encoded by the coding sequence ATGACAACCATTCAATTAGGTAAATCCAATTCGGGGATCTGGTTCGACGAAAAACGTTTTGCTACAGACAAACGCCCTTGGTTTGGCGAGCTGCCGCAGCTGCCGGCAGGAGATTTCTCCTTTGCGGTTGTAGGCGACCGCTGCGGTCTTGCTACACCCGGCGTGTTCGAGAAAGCGCTCGACCTGCTGACTGATCTGAAGCCAAGCTTTATCCTCTCCGTTGGCGACTTGATCGAAGGCTACTGGCGAGACCCGGCTAACGTACACGAAGAGTGGGACGAGATTGATGCCAAAATCGGGGCGACAGGCGTTCCGTTCTTCCAGGTTGTCGGCAACCATGATTACGGCAATCCGATGATGGCCGAGGTATGGAGAGCACGCAAAGGCTTCGAATATTATGCATTCCGCTTGAATGATGTCCTCTATTTGGTTGTCAATACCGAGAATCCTCCACAAGAGTTCCCGGATGCCGTTATGGATACGATTAAACAAGCTACTGAACGGTTCAAGCAAAATCCTACTACTCCTCTGGAACAATTATTCAGCGGAATGGCAGCGATGTCGCCTGAAGGAGCAGCCGAGCTGAGTAAGCTTAATATCGGCATCGGCGAAGAGCAGTTAGCCTTCTTCCAAGAAGTATTGGAGAACAACCAAGACGCGAAACACACGTTCGTGACGATGCATAAACCGGGCTGGAAATCGGATAATGCGGATTTCGCGGAGCTTGAGCGCATGCTTGAAGGCCGCTCCCACACCGTATTTGCCGGCCACTTCCACTCTCTTGAATATACCAGCAAAAAAGAGGCTTCCAAGCAATATATTCAGCTCGGCCGTACCGGAGGCTTGACGCATGGCGGCAACCGTTCGGACGAGAATCTGATCCTCTGGGTAACGATGAAAAGCGGTGTTCCATCCTACCGGGTTATCCATCTGGATGGCGTTGACGAGATCGGGAACTATGAGCCGCACGAGCACTAA
- a CDS encoding S-layer homology domain-containing protein: protein MSRWKAVVPLLIGCLFTFAITGYAASQAAYEEAEQSWAAPALKEWLDLGWLQGYPDGTIKPEMPVTRAEMVSMINRAFELSDAAPFFYQDVKISDWFYTEIGKAVQAGYIPEGGNGRIRPEQIITREEAALMLATLVQLELPREQDTSFSDNDRIPEASRGAVANLAEKGIVQGYPDDTFRPTEPVTRASAVSMIDRLLKSGIVNRTYSAPGTYGLESAVETVYGDVTIAAPDVTLRNLHIKGDLIIKSGSEGYRLIDVVVDGGTIG from the coding sequence ATGAGTCGATGGAAAGCCGTTGTGCCGCTGCTAATCGGTTGTCTCTTTACCTTTGCAATAACGGGCTATGCCGCCTCCCAAGCGGCATACGAAGAAGCGGAGCAGTCATGGGCCGCCCCGGCTTTAAAGGAATGGCTCGATCTCGGATGGCTGCAGGGCTATCCGGACGGGACGATTAAACCGGAGATGCCCGTGACCCGGGCGGAGATGGTATCAATGATCAACAGAGCTTTCGAATTGAGCGACGCTGCCCCCTTCTTTTATCAAGATGTTAAGATTTCCGACTGGTTTTATACCGAAATAGGCAAAGCCGTTCAAGCAGGCTACATACCCGAGGGAGGCAACGGCCGGATAAGACCGGAGCAGATCATTACCCGGGAGGAAGCGGCTCTTATGCTCGCAACCCTGGTTCAGCTGGAGCTTCCGAGAGAACAGGACACCTCATTCAGTGACAATGATCGGATCCCGGAAGCAAGCCGCGGAGCCGTTGCCAACTTAGCGGAAAAAGGAATTGTGCAGGGCTACCCGGACGACACCTTCCGGCCGACGGAGCCGGTCACTCGTGCAAGCGCTGTCAGCATGATCGACAGACTGCTGAAGTCCGGCATCGTGAACCGGACTTACTCGGCTCCGGGTACTTACGGCCTTGAATCCGCCGTCGAGACGGTGTACGGAGACGTTACGATAGCGGCTCCGGATGTTACCTTGCGGAATCTGCATATTAAAGGGGATTTGATTATCAAGAGCGGCAGCGAGGGTTACCGCCTTATCGATGTCGTAGTGGATGGCGGCACGATCGGCTGA
- a CDS encoding metallophosphoesterase family protein gives MEKLKFVHLTDTHMNAPGVDNPFAKFNLADKVKRVFEHIKTASVSPAFVVITGDLTHEGNVQDYEYIRTIVDEGSALLGVPVHVVLGNHDHRAPFREGFLKEEPSEQAYYYSHTIQGVRLIGLNSQVKGQHHGEIDAEQLAWLEDTLSTPAENGTIVALHHPMLNINGMPADHVLANRDQLGNVLEGTDVIGVVAGHVHTNNVGTYKGICHVAATGTAFGGEAAEDNHFKMVDFCGYNIVSVYEEGVTVQTVVMPGMQDEFFRFPIEALMAHN, from the coding sequence ATGGAAAAGCTGAAGTTCGTTCACCTGACAGACACGCACATGAATGCGCCGGGAGTAGACAATCCTTTTGCCAAGTTTAATCTGGCTGACAAAGTAAAACGCGTATTCGAGCATATCAAAACAGCCTCCGTATCCCCGGCATTTGTTGTGATCACTGGCGACCTGACGCATGAAGGCAACGTTCAGGACTACGAATACATCCGCACGATTGTTGACGAAGGCTCCGCCCTGCTTGGCGTGCCTGTCCATGTCGTCCTTGGCAACCATGACCACCGCGCTCCGTTCCGCGAAGGCTTCCTGAAGGAGGAGCCTTCCGAGCAAGCCTACTACTACTCCCATACGATTCAAGGCGTTCGCCTGATCGGCCTTAACTCCCAAGTGAAAGGCCAGCATCACGGAGAGATCGACGCCGAGCAATTGGCATGGCTCGAAGATACGCTCAGCACGCCGGCTGAGAATGGCACAATCGTAGCTCTGCATCATCCGATGCTGAACATTAACGGCATGCCTGCCGACCACGTGCTTGCGAACCGCGATCAGCTGGGCAACGTGCTGGAAGGCACGGACGTTATTGGCGTCGTAGCCGGCCACGTGCATACGAACAACGTAGGGACTTATAAAGGCATTTGCCACGTAGCGGCAACAGGAACAGCCTTCGGCGGCGAAGCTGCTGAAGACAATCATTTCAAGATGGTCGATTTCTGCGGCTACAACATTGTCTCCGTCTACGAAGAAGGCGTTACGGTACAAACCGTTGTTATGCCAGGCATGCAGGATGAGTTTTTCCGCTTCCCCATTGAAGCTTTGATGGCCCACAACTAA
- a CDS encoding GntR family transcriptional regulator gives MSSTSLESIAYREIRERIMRAEFMPGSMLSENELAAQLGMSRTPVRAAISLLEREGLVGSFRGRGVMVKEVSAHEFSEMYEVLVSMQLFVLDTAAKRQLKFDIPAMERVLEQQQSALEQKDFYGYYNSTLQFTETILKTIHNESMLQIMELYRGRYVFSTVSYRIKYPQYQPSRSIQTNRSILEAIKAGDTAAAKTAVASQYSDTHEHFILHGLMK, from the coding sequence ATGTCCTCCACTTCATTAGAATCTATTGCTTACCGTGAAATCCGGGAACGGATTATGCGGGCTGAATTCATGCCGGGTTCCATGCTCTCGGAGAACGAGCTTGCCGCGCAGCTTGGGATGAGCAGAACGCCGGTCCGCGCCGCAATTTCCCTGCTTGAGCGGGAAGGGCTTGTAGGCTCCTTCCGTGGACGGGGGGTTATGGTGAAGGAAGTATCCGCCCATGAATTCAGCGAGATGTACGAGGTTCTTGTCTCCATGCAGCTGTTCGTGCTGGACACAGCCGCCAAACGGCAGCTAAAGTTCGATATACCAGCTATGGAACGAGTGCTCGAGCAGCAGCAATCCGCCTTGGAGCAAAAGGATTTCTACGGCTACTACAATAGTACTTTGCAATTTACCGAAACCATCCTTAAGACGATCCATAATGAAAGCATGCTGCAAATTATGGAGCTGTACCGCGGCCGTTACGTGTTCAGCACCGTATCCTATCGCATCAAATATCCGCAATATCAGCCAAGCCGTTCCATTCAAACGAACCGCAGTATTCTTGAAGCCATTAAGGCCGGCGATACAGCCGCGGCTAAAACCGCCGTCGCCTCGCAGTACTCGGATACCCACGAACACTTCATTCTTCATGGCTTGATGAAATAA